In one Micromonospora polyrhachis genomic region, the following are encoded:
- a CDS encoding amino acid ABC transporter permease: MTLHDRIGVTPVDSKTTGGYQPSQIQRQRAAYRRRQTVRSVLVAAASTAVLGTLLVVAVTGAPGWDRVKQSFLNLDIARDALPEVLTGLWLNVRLLFFCALGALALGLVIAVLRTLRGAVFFPVRMLATGYTYTFRGLPLIIVLYVLTLGVPGLRLQGMPSVLVLGGLALVITYSGYLAEVFRAGIESIHPSQIAAARSLGLTYRQAMRHVVLPQAVRRVAPPLLNDVVALQKDVGLVSLAGPIDAVRAAQIATAETFNYTPYILAGVLFVLLAIPLIAVTDWVTLRAARRQAGR, translated from the coding sequence GTGACCCTGCACGACCGGATCGGCGTGACGCCGGTCGACAGCAAGACGACGGGTGGCTACCAGCCGTCGCAGATCCAGCGCCAGCGGGCCGCCTACCGGCGACGGCAGACGGTCCGCTCGGTGCTGGTCGCCGCCGCCTCCACCGCCGTGCTCGGCACCCTGCTGGTGGTGGCGGTCACCGGGGCTCCCGGATGGGATCGGGTCAAGCAGTCCTTCCTCAACCTGGACATCGCCCGGGACGCGCTGCCCGAGGTGCTGACCGGGCTGTGGCTCAACGTACGGCTGCTGTTCTTCTGCGCCCTGGGCGCGCTCGCCCTCGGTCTGGTGATCGCGGTGCTGCGGACCCTGCGCGGCGCGGTGTTCTTTCCGGTCCGCATGCTGGCCACCGGCTACACGTACACGTTCCGTGGCCTGCCGCTGATCATCGTCCTGTACGTGCTCACCCTCGGCGTGCCGGGCCTGCGGTTGCAGGGCATGCCCTCGGTGCTGGTGCTCGGCGGGCTGGCGCTGGTGATCACCTACAGCGGCTACCTCGCCGAAGTGTTCCGCGCCGGCATCGAGTCGATCCACCCGAGTCAGATCGCCGCCGCCCGGTCGCTGGGTCTGACCTACCGGCAGGCGATGCGGCACGTGGTGCTGCCACAGGCGGTCCGCCGGGTCGCCCCGCCGCTGCTCAACGACGTGGTCGCGCTCCAGAAGGACGTCGGGCTGGTCTCACTGGCCGGTCCGATCGACGCGGTACGGGCCGCCCAGATCGCCACCGCCGAGACGTTCAACTACACCCCGTACATCCTGGCCGGGGTGCTCTTCGTGCTGCTGGCCATTCCGCTGATCGCGGTCACCGACTGGGTGACGCTGCGGGCCGCGCGCCGACAGGCGGGAAGGTGA
- a CDS encoding serine hydrolase domain-containing protein, with protein MSVVSGSVAPGYEPVREAFLANFETRSEIGAALSVYRHGQEVVRLWGGLADPTTGRAWREDTLQVIFSTTKSVPAACAHLLAQRGQLDLDAPVAEYWPEFAAAGKGHIPVRWLLSHQAGLPVLDRPIPLEQALAWEPMVAALAAQTPVWEPGTAHGYHGLTYGWLVGEVVRRVSGRSLGTYFADEIAKPLGLDFWIGLPATEAHRVARLVEQPVTPPTAAAEAEPEAVRAATQEAVPEAVPEAMPEAMREILAAYTDPTSLVLRSMAVTDPPLDLTDPRTWSAEIPAVNGICTASSLARFYAGLIGEVDGVRILDATTLATATREQASGVDRVLMVPTRPGLGFGLPLPEQPWWSPTAFGFPGHGGSLGYADPAEGIAFGYVMNGLRVTMGPDPRTTGLISAIRSVGS; from the coding sequence ATGTCCGTGGTCAGCGGCAGTGTGGCACCGGGTTATGAGCCGGTCCGGGAGGCGTTCCTGGCTAACTTCGAGACGCGGTCCGAGATCGGCGCGGCCCTCAGCGTCTACCGGCACGGCCAGGAGGTGGTCCGACTGTGGGGTGGGCTCGCCGATCCCACCACCGGCCGCGCCTGGCGGGAGGACACCCTCCAGGTGATCTTCTCGACCACCAAGAGCGTGCCGGCGGCCTGTGCCCACCTGCTGGCCCAACGTGGACAACTCGACCTGGACGCACCCGTCGCCGAGTACTGGCCGGAGTTCGCGGCAGCGGGCAAGGGCCACATTCCGGTCCGCTGGCTCCTGTCCCACCAGGCGGGGCTGCCGGTACTCGACCGTCCGATACCGCTGGAACAGGCGCTGGCCTGGGAGCCGATGGTCGCCGCGCTGGCCGCCCAGACACCCGTCTGGGAGCCGGGCACCGCGCACGGCTACCACGGACTCACCTACGGCTGGCTGGTCGGCGAGGTGGTACGCCGCGTCTCCGGACGCAGCCTCGGCACCTACTTCGCCGACGAGATCGCCAAACCCCTCGGCCTGGACTTCTGGATCGGACTGCCCGCCACCGAGGCACACCGGGTCGCCCGGCTCGTCGAGCAGCCGGTCACCCCACCCACAGCCGCCGCCGAGGCTGAGCCGGAGGCGGTACGGGCGGCTACGCAGGAGGCGGTGCCCGAGGCGGTGCCGGAGGCCATGCCCGAGGCGATGCGGGAGATTCTCGCCGCGTACACCGATCCGACCTCGTTGGTGCTCCGGTCGATGGCGGTGACCGACCCGCCACTCGACCTCACCGACCCGCGCACCTGGTCGGCGGAGATCCCGGCGGTCAACGGCATCTGCACCGCCTCGTCGCTGGCCCGCTTCTACGCGGGCCTGATCGGCGAGGTCGACGGCGTACGGATCCTCGACGCGACCACCCTCGCCACCGCCACCCGTGAGCAGGCCAGCGGAGTCGATCGGGTACTGATGGTGCCGACCCGACCGGGGCTCGGCTTCGGCCTACCGCTGCCGGAACAGCCCTGGTGGTCACCCACTGCCTTCGGCTTCCCCGGCCACGGCGGCTCGCTCGGCTACGCCGATCCGGCCGAGGGCATCGCCTTCGGGTACGTGATGAACGGGCTTCGCGTCACGATGGGTCCGGACCCCCGGACGACCGGTCTGATCTCGGCGATCCGGAGCGTCGGGTCATGA
- a CDS encoding amino acid ABC transporter ATP-binding protein: MSLLTCRGLRKTYGGGHAVLDGLDLDVSEHEVVALIGASGSGKSTLLRCVNLLEDIDDGTIHLDGEHLTDPKVDPDRVRQRIGMVFQSYNLFPHLSVLDNITLAPRRVHRRGRADAEAQALALLDRVGLADKARAFPDRLSGGQQQRVAIVRTLVNSPRLLLLDEVTSALDPELVGEVLTMIRDLKSEGMTMVLATHEMGFARDVADRICFLDGGRVIEQGPPEQVLGEPTEARTRQFLHRIIEAGRL; the protein is encoded by the coding sequence ATGTCGCTGCTGACCTGCCGAGGACTGCGCAAGACGTACGGCGGCGGCCACGCCGTCCTCGACGGCCTGGACCTGGACGTGTCCGAACACGAGGTGGTGGCGCTGATCGGGGCGTCCGGCTCGGGCAAGTCGACCCTGCTGCGCTGCGTCAACCTGCTGGAAGACATCGACGACGGCACCATCCACCTGGACGGTGAGCACCTCACCGACCCGAAGGTCGACCCGGACCGGGTACGTCAGCGCATCGGCATGGTGTTCCAGTCGTACAACCTGTTTCCGCACCTGAGCGTGCTGGACAACATCACCCTGGCACCCCGGCGGGTGCACCGACGCGGCCGGGCCGATGCCGAGGCACAGGCGCTGGCCCTGCTCGACCGGGTGGGGCTGGCCGACAAGGCACGGGCCTTTCCGGACCGGCTCTCCGGCGGCCAGCAGCAGCGGGTGGCGATCGTCCGTACGCTGGTCAACTCGCCCCGGCTGCTGCTGCTCGACGAGGTCACCTCGGCCCTGGACCCGGAGTTGGTCGGCGAGGTGCTGACCATGATCCGTGACCTGAAGTCCGAGGGTATGACCATGGTGCTGGCCACCCACGAGATGGGCTTCGCCCGGGACGTCGCCGACCGGATCTGCTTCCTCGACGGCGGACGGGTGATCGAGCAGGGGCCGCCGGAGCAGGTGCTCGGCGAGCCGACCGAGGCCCGTACCCGGCAGTTCCTACACCGGATCATCGAGGCTGGCCGGCTCTGA
- a CDS encoding ABC transporter substrate-binding protein → MASRYAPVALATVVLAALAGCAPQDADPAPTNQSQADCTKDALRTLTAGKLTVGTDDPAYEPWFKDNKPDNGEGFEAAVAYAVAEKLGYARGDVVWTRVKFDNAIAPGPKSFDFDINQFSITEERKQAADFSGPYYLVRQTVIALKSSKIAGKASLADLKDAKLGAQVGTTSYQAITDVIKPTTKPQVYNSNDDAKKALQNGQIDGLVVDLPTAFYITGAELTDATIVGQVPQVGVPEAFGLLLDKNSPLTGCVSKAVNELRDAGTLAELEKKWLAQAAGATELT, encoded by the coding sequence ATGGCCAGCCGATACGCCCCCGTCGCGCTCGCGACCGTCGTCCTTGCCGCCCTCGCCGGCTGCGCTCCCCAGGACGCAGACCCGGCCCCGACCAACCAGTCGCAGGCCGACTGCACCAAGGACGCCTTGCGCACGTTGACCGCCGGAAAGCTCACCGTCGGCACCGACGACCCGGCATACGAGCCGTGGTTCAAGGACAACAAGCCCGACAACGGTGAGGGCTTCGAGGCAGCGGTGGCCTACGCCGTGGCGGAGAAGCTCGGGTACGCCCGCGGCGACGTGGTGTGGACCCGGGTCAAGTTCGACAACGCCATCGCCCCCGGGCCGAAGAGTTTCGACTTCGACATCAACCAGTTCTCCATCACGGAGGAACGCAAGCAGGCCGCCGACTTCTCCGGACCGTACTACCTGGTCCGGCAGACCGTCATCGCGCTGAAGTCCTCCAAGATCGCTGGCAAGGCGTCGCTGGCCGACCTGAAGGACGCCAAGCTCGGCGCGCAGGTGGGCACCACCAGCTACCAGGCGATCACCGACGTGATCAAGCCGACCACCAAGCCGCAGGTCTACAACAGCAACGACGACGCCAAGAAGGCACTGCAGAACGGCCAGATCGACGGCCTCGTCGTCGACCTGCCCACCGCCTTCTACATCACCGGGGCGGAGCTCACCGACGCCACCATCGTCGGCCAGGTGCCGCAGGTCGGGGTGCCGGAGGCGTTCGGGCTGCTGCTGGACAAGAACTCGCCGCTGACCGGCTGCGTCAGCAAGGCGGTCAACGAACTTCGCGACGCCGGCACCCTCGCCGAGCTGGAGAAGAAGTGGCTCGCCCAGGCGGCGGGCGCGACCGAACTGACGTGA
- the hisG gene encoding ATP phosphoribosyltransferase has protein sequence MLRIAIPNKGTLSGPAAEMLREAGYRQRADSRDLVCRDDANDVEFFYLRPRDIAVYVGSGDLDLGITGRDLLVDAGSPAEEALDLDFGGATFRFAARAEAVSSVEQIAGQRIATAYPGVVERHLADRGIKAEVIRLDGAVENAVRLGVADVVADVVSTGATLRQAGLTIIGEPILRSSAVLIRRLDAPANAQADQLLRRLQGVLVARRYVMLAYNVPTELLVRATALTPGIDSPTVSSLHREGWVAVQAMVLRDEVHRIMDELYDLGARAILVTDIHACRL, from the coding sequence ATGCTGCGCATCGCCATTCCCAACAAGGGCACCCTGTCCGGCCCGGCCGCTGAGATGCTGCGCGAGGCGGGCTACCGCCAGCGCGCCGACAGCCGCGACCTGGTCTGCCGGGACGACGCCAACGACGTCGAATTCTTCTACCTGCGTCCCCGGGACATCGCCGTCTACGTCGGCTCCGGTGACCTCGACCTCGGCATCACCGGTCGGGACCTGCTCGTCGACGCGGGCAGCCCGGCCGAGGAGGCGCTCGACCTCGACTTCGGTGGGGCCACGTTCCGCTTCGCCGCCCGCGCCGAGGCCGTCTCGTCGGTGGAGCAGATCGCCGGGCAGCGCATCGCCACCGCGTACCCCGGGGTGGTGGAGCGCCACCTGGCCGACCGGGGCATCAAGGCCGAGGTGATCCGCCTCGACGGCGCGGTCGAGAACGCCGTACGCCTCGGCGTGGCCGACGTGGTGGCCGACGTCGTCTCCACCGGGGCCACCCTGCGCCAGGCCGGTCTGACGATCATCGGGGAGCCGATCCTCCGGTCGTCGGCGGTGCTGATCCGTCGCCTCGACGCCCCGGCCAACGCCCAGGCCGACCAGTTGCTGCGTCGGTTGCAGGGCGTCCTGGTCGCCCGCCGCTACGTGATGCTCGCCTACAACGTGCCGACCGAGTTGCTGGTGCGGGCCACCGCGCTGACTCCGGGCATCGATTCGCCGACCGTGTCGTCGCTGCACCGGGAGGGCTGGGTCGCCGTGCAGGCGATGGTGCTCCGCGACGAGGTGCACCGGATCATGGACGAACTCTACGATCTCGGTGCGCGGGCGATCCTCGTCACAGACATCCACGCCTGCCGGCTGTGA
- a CDS encoding phosphoribosyl-ATP diphosphatase: MKTFEELFAELQAKATAGTPGSATVAALERGVHAIGKKVVEEAAEAWMAAEHEGPERTAEEISQLLYQAQVLMIAAGLDLEDVYRHL, encoded by the coding sequence GTGAAGACGTTCGAGGAGCTGTTCGCCGAGTTGCAGGCCAAGGCCACTGCCGGCACCCCGGGCTCGGCGACCGTGGCCGCGCTGGAGCGCGGTGTGCACGCGATCGGCAAGAAGGTCGTCGAGGAGGCCGCCGAGGCGTGGATGGCGGCCGAGCACGAGGGCCCGGAGCGGACCGCCGAGGAGATCTCCCAGCTGCTCTACCAGGCCCAGGTGCTGATGATCGCCGCTGGCCTGGACCTTGAGGACGTCTACCGACATCTCTGA